From the genome of Gemmatimonas phototrophica, one region includes:
- the plsX gene encoding phosphate acyltransferase PlsX, whose product MARIAVDAMGGDFAPRAPIAGALHALSALGPDHHIELVGQTAVIEAELDGLLREEFASVAHVRDRLTIVEAPEVVDMTDKPSAALRRKPNSSMVIGIKRVAEGQAHAFVSAGNTGAQMAASLVLLKLHTGLTRPAIGTIFPTARQPILVLDVGANVDCAPEELVQFARIGTVYAQALLDRSNPAVGLLSIGEEPEKGNLAVKEAHQRLLHAGINFLGNVEGRDLPKGVCDRGPIDVVVCDGFTGNILLKFYESIGPMLIGMVSKVAGLDAREVAGSLKELDVDEYGGAPLLGVRGVSIISHGKSSPKAIKNAIHVALRAHESGMTEQIGRRLAESMPATTGSGITT is encoded by the coding sequence TTGGCGCGCATCGCTGTGGATGCCATGGGGGGAGACTTTGCCCCCCGGGCCCCCATCGCGGGCGCCCTCCATGCGCTCAGCGCGCTGGGGCCCGACCACCACATTGAGCTCGTCGGCCAAACGGCCGTCATCGAGGCCGAACTCGACGGATTACTCCGTGAGGAGTTTGCCTCGGTCGCTCATGTTCGGGACCGACTGACCATCGTCGAAGCGCCCGAAGTAGTGGACATGACCGACAAGCCGTCGGCTGCCCTGCGTCGAAAACCCAATAGCTCAATGGTCATCGGCATCAAGCGGGTCGCCGAAGGCCAGGCACACGCGTTCGTCTCCGCCGGCAATACCGGCGCGCAGATGGCCGCGTCTTTGGTGTTGCTCAAACTGCACACCGGGCTCACGCGCCCGGCCATCGGGACCATTTTCCCTACCGCTCGGCAGCCCATTCTGGTGCTCGATGTGGGGGCCAATGTCGACTGTGCCCCGGAAGAACTGGTGCAGTTCGCCCGTATCGGGACCGTCTACGCGCAGGCACTGCTCGACCGGAGCAATCCCGCGGTGGGCCTACTGTCCATTGGCGAAGAGCCGGAAAAAGGCAATCTCGCCGTGAAGGAAGCCCACCAGCGTCTGCTCCATGCCGGAATCAACTTTCTCGGCAATGTCGAGGGGCGCGACCTGCCCAAGGGCGTCTGCGACCGCGGTCCGATTGACGTGGTGGTCTGCGATGGGTTTACCGGCAACATCCTCCTCAAGTTCTACGAAAGCATTGGCCCCATGCTGATCGGCATGGTGTCCAAAGTCGCCGGACTCGACGCGCGGGAAGTGGCGGGTTCGCTGAAGGAACTTGATGTGGACGAATACGGCGGCGCGCCGCTGCTGGGCGTCCGCGGAGTCTCCATCATCTCACATGGCAAGAGTTCCCCCAAGGCGATCAAGAATGCCATCCATGTGGCGCTGCGCGCCCACGAATCGGGGATGACCGAACAGATCGGGCGGCGACTGGCTGAGTCGATGCCCGCGACCACTGGCTCCGGAATCACGACATGA
- the sucD gene encoding succinate--CoA ligase subunit alpha, which yields MSIFIDNSTKLVVQGITGRDGSFHAKQMIEYGTQVVAGVTPGKGGQTFEGTAPIFDTVYDAVQATGANTSVIYVPPMYAADAIMEAAAAGVKFIVCITEGVPVLDMTKVYPYVKEHGARLLGPNCPGLITPGQSKVGIIPGRICAPGPVGVVSRSGTLTYEVVNALTKAGIGQSTCVGIGGDPINGTNFIDCLAAFEADPNTKAVAMMGEIGGTDEQEAADFVKNHMTKPVVGFIAGQTAPPGRRMGHAGAIISGSAGTAAEKIDSFKAAGMGVAQRPIDFVELIKARLS from the coding sequence ATGAGCATCTTCATCGACAACAGCACCAAGCTGGTGGTGCAGGGCATCACGGGCCGCGACGGCTCGTTCCATGCCAAGCAGATGATCGAATACGGCACGCAGGTCGTGGCCGGCGTCACACCGGGTAAGGGTGGCCAGACGTTTGAGGGCACCGCGCCGATTTTCGACACCGTGTATGATGCCGTGCAGGCCACCGGCGCCAACACGTCCGTGATCTACGTGCCGCCCATGTACGCGGCCGATGCGATCATGGAAGCCGCTGCAGCGGGTGTGAAGTTCATCGTGTGCATCACCGAAGGCGTGCCCGTTTTGGACATGACCAAGGTGTATCCGTACGTGAAGGAGCATGGCGCACGCCTGCTCGGCCCCAACTGCCCGGGGCTCATTACGCCGGGGCAGAGCAAGGTGGGCATCATTCCGGGTCGCATTTGCGCGCCGGGACCCGTGGGTGTGGTGAGCCGCTCCGGCACGCTGACGTACGAAGTGGTGAACGCGCTGACCAAGGCCGGCATCGGCCAGAGCACGTGCGTCGGCATCGGTGGTGACCCGATCAACGGCACCAATTTCATCGATTGCCTCGCGGCGTTCGAAGCTGATCCGAACACCAAGGCCGTTGCCATGATGGGCGAAATTGGTGGCACCGACGAACAGGAAGCGGCGGATTTCGTGAAGAACCACATGACCAAGCCGGTCGTGGGCTTCATCGCCGGTCAGACCGCCCCGCCAGGCCGCCGTATGGGCCATGCGGGCGCGATCATTTCCGGGTCGGCCGGGACGGCGGCGGAGAAGATCGATTCGTTCAAGGCGGCGGGCATGGGCGTCGCCCAGCGTCCGATCGACTTTGTGGAGCTGATCAAGGCGCGGCTTTCCTAA
- the rpmF gene encoding 50S ribosomal protein L32: MAVPKRRTSKRRKRARNTHKTAPAIVIQSCPQCGTAKRPHRVCADCGYYAGEQRVTAQEA, encoded by the coding sequence ATGGCCGTACCGAAGCGCCGTACATCCAAGCGGCGGAAGCGCGCCCGCAACACGCACAAGACCGCGCCCGCCATCGTGATTCAGTCGTGCCCGCAGTGTGGCACGGCCAAGCGCCCGCACCGCGTTTGCGCGGACTGTGGGTACTATGCGGGTGAGCAGCGGGTAACGGCGCAGGAAGCGTAA
- a CDS encoding beta-ketoacyl-ACP synthase III → MKRPFSYIAGTGHAVPAKVVTNNDLAAMGIETNDEWIIERTGIRQRHIAEPGESLTSLCAKASQQAMAKAGVTAGEIDVIVCGTASPDHLLPSQAVEVQTALGASRAAAFDVASACSGWLYGAIVGDSLIASGSADTVLVIGAEKLSAIVDWTDRNTCILFADGAGATVLRRARGDKKDKGIMSTFMRSDGALAELLWRPAGGGAEPYSPEVGKRQFIHMAGREVFKHAVRSMAEATDRALDSARLTAADVDLLIPHQANIRIIEATAKHAGIPMEKVFVNVDRFGNTSAASIPIALNDAMEQGRIKEGSTVLFAAFGAGFTWGSIVARF, encoded by the coding sequence ATGAAGCGTCCGTTCTCGTATATCGCCGGCACTGGTCACGCAGTGCCGGCCAAGGTCGTTACGAACAACGACCTCGCCGCCATGGGGATCGAAACCAACGACGAGTGGATTATTGAGCGCACCGGTATCCGGCAGCGCCATATCGCGGAGCCGGGAGAGTCGCTCACCTCACTGTGCGCCAAGGCATCGCAGCAGGCCATGGCCAAAGCCGGCGTCACCGCCGGCGAAATCGATGTAATTGTCTGCGGCACCGCTTCGCCCGATCACCTGTTGCCATCGCAGGCGGTTGAAGTACAAACCGCGTTGGGCGCGTCGCGCGCCGCTGCCTTCGACGTAGCGTCCGCCTGCTCGGGCTGGCTGTATGGCGCCATTGTCGGTGACTCCCTGATCGCCAGCGGTTCGGCTGACACCGTGCTTGTCATTGGCGCTGAAAAGCTCAGTGCCATTGTTGACTGGACCGATCGCAACACCTGCATTCTGTTCGCCGATGGTGCCGGCGCCACGGTGTTGCGGCGGGCTCGCGGAGACAAGAAGGACAAGGGCATCATGTCCACCTTCATGCGTTCCGACGGAGCCCTCGCGGAACTGCTCTGGCGTCCCGCCGGTGGCGGTGCCGAGCCGTACTCGCCAGAAGTAGGGAAGCGGCAGTTCATTCACATGGCGGGGCGCGAAGTGTTCAAGCACGCCGTGCGCTCCATGGCCGAGGCTACCGATCGCGCGCTGGACAGCGCCCGCCTCACGGCGGCCGATGTGGATCTGCTCATTCCGCACCAGGCGAATATCCGGATCATCGAAGCAACGGCAAAGCACGCCGGCATCCCGATGGAGAAGGTGTTCGTGAACGTGGACCGGTTTGGCAATACCTCTGCGGCATCCATTCCGATCGCGTTGAACGACGCCATGGAACAGGGACGCATCAAAGAGGGCAGCACTGTGCTCTTTGCCGCCTTTGGCGCCGGCTTTACCTGGGGGTCGATCGTCGCCCGGTTCTGA
- a CDS encoding YceD family protein yields the protein MLCFDIRTLESRAESVDSLLDGADSVWGEGDSRPVDPGVHVTGRLSSAGQGRFYFSGRFEGMAETTCRRCLTDVTTQVSDDVQLLFAESNLDVAEEDDVVLIPAGERELDLRPALREEWLLAVPAFALCREECQGLCPSCGADRNTGDCTCPPPSDPRWDALRNLR from the coding sequence ATGCTGTGCTTTGACATCCGCACGTTGGAATCCCGCGCCGAGAGCGTCGATAGTCTGCTGGACGGGGCGGATTCCGTATGGGGGGAGGGTGATTCACGTCCGGTTGATCCCGGGGTGCACGTGACTGGCCGCCTCTCCAGTGCCGGGCAAGGTCGCTTTTACTTCAGCGGCCGGTTTGAAGGTATGGCGGAGACGACGTGCAGGCGGTGCCTGACCGACGTCACCACGCAGGTGTCGGATGATGTGCAGTTGCTCTTTGCGGAGTCGAATCTCGACGTCGCTGAAGAGGACGATGTCGTGCTGATCCCTGCAGGCGAACGGGAACTCGATCTTCGCCCGGCGTTGCGCGAGGAATGGCTGTTGGCCGTTCCGGCGTTTGCGCTGTGTCGGGAGGAGTGCCAGGGACTCTGTCCGTCCTGCGGTGCCGATCGCAACACGGGGGATTGCACCTGTCCTCCACCCTCTGATCCCCGATGGGACGCTTTGCGCAATCTGCGCTGA
- the ndk gene encoding nucleoside-diphosphate kinase, translated as MAGRRTLTIIKPDAFGAGNAGNIVALLEKQGFAVKAARVMHMTTAQAGAFYEVHAARPFYGELVEFMTSGPCMPLILEKDDAVASLRTAIGATDPAEAAEGTVRKLYAESKGKNAIHASDSDENAAREARFFFAEADVIA; from the coding sequence ATGGCCGGTCGTCGCACCCTTACCATCATCAAGCCTGACGCCTTTGGCGCGGGCAACGCGGGCAACATCGTCGCCCTCCTCGAAAAGCAGGGCTTTGCGGTAAAGGCGGCCCGCGTCATGCACATGACGACGGCCCAGGCCGGCGCGTTCTACGAAGTCCACGCCGCCCGCCCGTTCTACGGCGAACTGGTGGAATTCATGACCAGTGGCCCCTGCATGCCGCTGATCCTTGAGAAGGACGACGCGGTGGCCTCGCTCCGTACGGCCATTGGCGCGACCGACCCGGCTGAGGCCGCCGAAGGCACCGTCCGCAAGCTGTACGCTGAGTCGAAGGGGAAGAACGCCATTCATGCCTCCGACTCCGACGAAAACGCCGCCCGTGAGGCGCGGTTCTTCTTTGCCGAAGCCGACGTGATTGCGTAA